The Oncorhynchus mykiss isolate Arlee chromosome 17, USDA_OmykA_1.1, whole genome shotgun sequence genomic interval cggtcgacatttgattgtgtgGAATTCACACCCCGCCTCCTTAAtcataatcttttttttttttttttttttttttttgaattttacctcttttttccccccaatttcgtagtatccaattgtgagtagctactatcttgtctcatcgctacaactcccgtacgggctcgggagagacgaaggctgaatgtcatgcgtcctccgatacacaacccaaccagccgcactccTTCTTAaaacagcgcgcatccaacccggaagccagccgcaccaatgtgtcggaggaaacaccgtgcacctggccaccttggttagcgtacactgcgcccagcccgccacaggagtcgctggtgcgcgatgagacaaggacacccctaccgaccaagccctccctaacccgggcgacgctaggccaattgtgtgtcgccccacgaacctcccggtcgcggccggttacggcagaacccagggactctgaaggcacagctggcgctgcagtacagcgcccttaaccactgcgccacccgggaggcccttggCATACtattcttaccagaaagatggccATCTGTCGGCCCTCACCAGGCCAGCGTTGTATAGTCCAATAACTGTACAGTCCCTCACCAGGCCAGCGTCGTACAGTCCAATAACTGTACAGTCCCTCACCAGGCCAGCCTCGTACAGTCCAATAACTCATATACAGTCCCTCACCAGGCCAGCCTCGTACAGTCCAATAACTCATATACAGTCCCTCACCAGGCCAGCCTCGTACAGTCCAATAACTAATCTACCGTCCCTCACCAGGCCAGCGTTGTACAGTCCCTCACCAGGCCAGCGTTGTACAGTCCCTCACCAGGCCAGCGTTGTACAGTCCCTCACCAGGCCAGCCTCGTACAGTCCAATAACTCATCTACAGTTCCTCACCAGGCCAGCGTCGTACAGTCCAATAACTAATCTACCGTCCCTCACCAGGCCAGCGTTGTACAGTCCCTCACCAGGCCAGCGTCGTGCAGTCCAATAACTAATCTACAGTTCCTCACCAGGCCAGCGTCGTACAGTCCAATAACTAATCTACCGTCCCTCACCAGGCCAGCGTTGTACAGTCCCTCACCAGGCCAGCGTCGTGCAGTCCAATAACTAATCTACAGTCCCTCACCAGGCCAGCGTTGTACAGTCCCTCACCAAGAAAAGTGGACTAAAATAACTCACCCTCGGAGACAAAGAAGTGTGCTGTGTAGAAGGATGCTCTGACGGAGGCAGCAGAGTGGACCATGCCTGGTTTATCTACCCACTCAAAGGGACTCTTCTCAGGGTGCCACTGGACAGCATAGAATGGATAGTGGTATGCTAGAACAGGAAAACAGACATGAGAACATATATACTAGAACAACTCTAGTATCCAGGTACAGTGTGGGCCATTAGACAGCAGAAAACAGATCAGTCCAGTATCCAGGGACAGTGTGGGCCATTAGACAGCAGAAAACAGATCATTAGTATCCTGGTACAGTGTGGCTGATTAGCACCTGGAGTCTTGTGGACATGACCGATTGATAAAACACACAGAAGTAAATGTATTGTAAAAACATCACCCATGAGTTGAATACGTGTGAATCAACATACCCTGCTTGTGAaggattgcacacacacacacacacatctgcaggGATCCCATGGTTACATAATGTTTACCTACAGTAAACAGTCTGTTCAAATACAGTAAAACGTTTGTCCAAGACCAGCTTAACAGATATCAGCTGAAAAGTGATAAGTCCTACCAGTAACACTGACAACATTTGACTGCCAAATTAACCTTGTGACTAAAGTCCCTCTGGCCATGCTCAGACACCGTACAGTACCTTCCATGGTAGAAACGAACTCTCTCCTGCCGTCTGTGTTGGTGGTCAGAATCTTGTAGAAACGTTTCAGTTTGACATTCCGGCTGTAGTTCTGGTGACATGAATCATTACATTCAGTTATTTTGGAATGTTCcggaatttaaaaaataatttaaaaaaaaaggttacaTTGTTGCTGAGAAATACATACATATTTATTTTGCTCTAGTCTAGGAAACAGGAAACTGAAATGTCTACAAAGGAATAGGACAATATATatattcaaatcaaactttgtcacatgcgccgaatacaacaagtgtagactttaccttgaaatacttacaagcccttaaccaacagtgcagttcaagaagaacatatttaccaagtagactaaaataaaaaaagtaacacaataagaataacgaggctatatacaggggggtaacggtacagagtcagtgtgcgggggggggggggggtacaggccagttgaggtaatctgtacatgtaggtgggggcgaagtgactgacacacaggctagttgaggtaatctgtacatggtAACTCTGACACACAGGccagttgaggtaatctgtacatggtAACTCTGACACACAGGccagttgaggtaatctgtacatggtAACTCTGACacacaggctagttgaggtaatctgtacatggtAACTGACacacaggctagttgaggtaatctgtacatggtAACTCTGACACACAGGccagttgaggtaatctgtacatggtAACTCTGACACACAGGccagttgaggtaatctgtacatggtAACTCTGACACACAGGCccgttgaggtaatctgtacatggtAACTCTGACGCACAGACATTCAAACAAGTCTTCAGATATTCTCGGAAAGAGAAGGTGGTATTACACTTTCAGCTCAGTGTTTTGACAAGATGAATAATTCACATACAGAATAATGCTTGTAGAAAAGACTAGGAAGAAAGCACTGATAAGAACACAATAGTAGGGCTCTGTAGATCGCTGCTCTTTGGTAAAAAAAAGGGGTTCATTGGTCAACAAAAAACGAGGatgaccaaggcactcttcatgtaatacaaatgcctttatttgtatggcatgttcaatgtaACAAACTCCTTCGAACAGATGAGTTGTTTGGGCAGCATGGCCTTCACCCTGATGAATACCATGCTGCCCGAAACACAGCGGTCTTTAAATCAATAAattaacattttttaaaaagagGCATTTTAATTCTATAGAATATTGTTTGTTCAAACACTATGTGGTCACTTCTGTACTCTTTCCTTTCCTAAGAACAAGTCTATCAGTCCTAAAAACAAGTCAGCCAGCAGTCAGACAGTACCAGAGACATATGTGTGTTTACTGACGTCATCAGACAGTACCTGTAGCGACAGACTCCAGCTGTGGAAGTTGGAGGTGATGTTGTCCTCGGACAGAGACTGTAGCAGGCTACCGGGGAAGGTCTTGAACAGACGGCTGTTCTGTGAAGCTGTGGTAAACAAAAGTAACTCAAATATTAAAAGCTTGAATCCTTAGTTGCTCCATACATTTTATATATACACCTgttgattcttaaagaatataacATAAAATGCCTGTCGTACCCAATCAGAACCCCAAAATATAAACCTTTTTTTTTGTTCTAACGTTTGGAAAACAATGTGAATGTAAACAATGTATAGCCTCAACACATGATAAATCTATaatatatcatggatggtcagtccttgcatccattgcGCTGGCTGTGAATctgagagtagttacatttctccaggcccatccttCACTGTTTTGGCCTCTGGGGTTATTATTTCAACTGTAGATTCTAGTTTTAAAAAAGGTCAAAAATGGATTGTCAAGATCAGTTTCTTTTGGTCCAGGGAACGTTTTTTCTCCCTGGCATTTAGTCAAGCAATGGCAAACATGatgtttttatttctatttgCTGCCCAAATGAACACAGCCCTGTACTCCTATGGAGGGGAAACTTGGTCTGTGCAGTGTACAAGGCACAATATCAATATTCATAGACAAACACAGGCCTTCACTCCTGAAGTCTACAGAAACGTGGTGTTGTCTCTGACCTGGGGTGAATGTGAGAGGCAGGGCCACAGCCTTGGTGTCTGTTAGAGTCAGGAGGTTCTTGTTGCTGGTCAGTACGGTCATCTGCTGAAGACCTTGGCACGTACCCCAAATAGGGAAGTAATCGGACGCATCGTTGGCCTGcatggagagaggaagacaacGACGACAAGAGGACCACGAATCAACCGGACGTTCTGCCCAACAGGTGGAAGCAATCTAATGGACACTCCACCACTACACTGTTTATAGAAAGGTCAAGGGTCAAGGGAGCAGTCTTAAACTGAAACAAACAGAATACTCAACATTTAAAACTGTTATATAAGTTACTGAAAACAATTTCAAAAACAGCCATCGTCAATCAGGGATAAAAACCTAATTGGATTTTGGTGGGTACGGAACTGATACATTTATTATATTATGTACCTTGATGGCCAGATCATAGAAGATCTTTGACAATCGACTGAACTGGGACGTCTCCAGATCTACGTCCCCTCCTGGTAGCAGCAACCTAAaacaaccaatcaaccaatcagaaTCAACCAATCAGAATcattcagaattttttttttttagaacctttatttaactaggcaagtcagttaagaacaaattcttattttcaatgacggcctaggaacagtgggttaactgcctgttcaggggcagaacgacagatttgtaccttgtcagctcgggggtttgaacttgcaaccctgCCGCCTCAAATCGCCTATAGTCCCTGGCATTTTAATTATCCGAATGAAGGCATCTCTTTACAGTAAACATAATAAGCGAGCAATAATTTCACTCACCCGTTTATGGAGTGAAATATCTTCTCATATTCTTCATCTGTTTGGTGTATTCTTATGGGAACAActcgggctccggcactctccagGTACTTCACATAGGAAGCAGCGATGTAGGAGGATCCCTGAGCATGAGGGTCTCCTACTATGTTCTCCTGGGCCAGGACACCTGAAATAACAATACACTTTCCATTAAAAAACTACAACAAGACTAGCATAATGTCTAGGTGGGTGTAGTTGTACATCAAGTTGCCTCGCGCTACAGGAACAGGGGATAGGCTCCTGTTTCTTGGACAAGGCCCAATTCCTTTgaatagcaaaaaaaaaaaaaaaaacagcaacaaaCCCTCCACTTGGTTTGCTTTAAAGCTGATGGATAGGGTTAAAGGTTACTGTGAAGACAGGTGTGGTTAATATATAcagccatcatcatcatcatcatcatctcacaGATTCATTGTtcgtcttatctctctctctcaacaacgTCTATGGGCGATTTCAACAGACTATTTTGCTACTTAGCCTATATACACCCGAGGCATTTCTAAATAACCTGCTTTTTAGAAGGCGAAATATTGAGCAGCCGGTCTATAACTCTGCAATGGCTACATGAGGATTAACGTTGATCAGTGAAAAGTTATAAAACATATATTTGATATTTATCAAATCTATacaatcaagatgacattctGAAGTGAGTTTCTCTTGTTTCACTTCCTAGAAAATTGACAATTTCGTGTTGGAAATTGGTAGGCTCCAATGATGGTCCCAGAACATTCTAGAATAACACATTACCAGCAGCAGCATATAAGGAACATTCCAGATACACTCATACACTCATACATACAAATTCACCCAATAGATTGATTCGGAAGGGCTTACCGATGATGGGTCTGTAATTTAGATGGTCACTACAAACCACCAGCAGAGGCACACCGCAAAGGCAAGCGGCCAACACCGCAACAACCGCAAACGGAGGACTCATTCCCCTCGGGTAGCTTACATAAAATAAAAATGCTAAAATTGGCAGACACTAGTTCTCCTGCTTAAATGATCAGCAGCGCGGTATGTGATGATGGTACCAGTGAGAACGAGGAGGCTGTAGTCTACTGCAGTTATGTGACGCGTAATCCCCGGACTCTACAGTGAAGCCTATAGATTCTCTCACGCGTGGCGGGGGACGCGTGGAAAAAAAAAAGCCGTATATCGGTTTCAGTCACGTGTGCAATTATGAAAACTCACCGAATGACATGTGGACGTGCGACACATTTCAACCAGGCTATAACGCAAAAGGCAACACTACGCTATtgcagtggcgtgtattcatggatgccaagggaagccagactTCCATTGATCAAGAAAAACATAAAATAATTACAAGAGGATGAATGTATCACACTAGAGAAAGCCCCGaacgagcgaaacagcgccccctctgtctctgtatgtgtagcccatctatctgacTGCAGTCTTGTGAAAAAGAGTGATTTTGTTGCCgcccatagcattgaatgcaagcgAAGCCACATAGCATTTTGGCCTCCCTTGATGAAAACAAATATATACAATAACAGCCAATCAGCGGTGAGCTAAACTGAGCAAGCTGAACTGTAAATGATCCTGGTCCACCCCCTAAAAAATgcaaagggaagccagtttggatttggcttcgaTCTAATCACATCACATGAAACCAAACGTCATTGCCAGAAGAAAATTTGAATTGCTGCATCTCgaacttgtggttttacttaattatcCGTACTGGCCTATGATTATATTGGTGAATcggatccaaccataaattcatacattgtgcccctggcctaaGAGGATGGAACatcacaattatcacaacacataggttccccccccccccccctggcttggcttccccagtgattttacccatacACCACTACTGTTATGACAATCGGCATTCATGAATTCAACATGATTGACATTTGTAGGTGTCACACTTATGGTGGGAAAATGACAAACTGTGTCATTTCCACTGTCTGTTTCTGTCATGTATGAAGAAGCTAGTGTTTTTTCACTCTTGTCTTTGTGTAATTTAGTCACGCGACCAAAGACAAAGGGCCGTCTGAGAGTGACCACAGTTTTTGGTCCATCCTGTCCTTTTCGTTTCTTTCAAGGGCACAGCTATGTGGAGATATGAAGATCAGAGGCTAGTTTGAGCAGCAGCAGCTAGATAGTAACAAAACTGTTGATATCACTTGTTTTGTATGCTATGTTGATATCCCTTGTTTTGTATGCTATGTTGATATCCCTTGTTTTGAATGCTATGTTGATATCCCTTGTTTTGAATGCTATGTTGATATCCCTTGTTTTGTATGCTATGTTGATATCCCTTGTTTTGAATGCTATGTTGATATCCCTTGTTTTGAATGCTATGTTGATATCCCTTGTTTTGTATGCTATGtttgcggcaggtagcctagtggttagagccagtaactgaaaggttgttggttcaaatccccgagctgacaatgtaaaaatctgtcattctgcccctgaacaaggcactgttccccggtaggctgtcattgaaaataagaatttgttcttaactgacttgcctagttaaataaagtttacatGTACCCACCATGACCTCACACACCTGCTAAACTGCCACGTAGACAAACGAGGTTGTACCTACCTATAAAAGCTGAGACCCAACTCTTGTTCGTTGAGCCTTAACTCTGCACCATGGAGGGATTTTTTAATTGCTCCAGATTTGCAAATTTTATAATATAATAGTTGTTCGAAGAATCTACAGTCTCTCTTTCGTTCTGGTTAGAATTTCCATGACAATCTGTAACTGCATCTCGTGTGTCCTCCTGCTTCTGTGAACAAATCGAACATACCTTTTACCGCAAGGAATCCTGGGAAATGAGTTACTGCGAGAATGGTGAGCTCTTTTATTATATCTAGGTGATGGAGAGGCCAGAGACAGCCAGACTAGTAAATTGGGCCGAGGAACAGTAGAGGTGCATgtgtaaaatcactggggaagccagcaAACAAAATTGCTATATTACAAcctgtgtgttgtgataattttgttgtttgctctataacctgttagttcatatgccttgccaccgtgatatatacagtgcatttagaaaCATTTCAgaactcttgactttttccacattttgttacatcacacatccttatcctaaaattgaaacaattgttttttttcccacctcatcaatctacacacaataccccataatgacatcacatgacatagcaaaaacaagtttttagaaatgtttgcaaatatcaaattttcataagtattcagaccctttacttgttgaagcacctttagcagcgattacagcctcaagtcttcttgggtgtgacgctacaagcttggcacacctgtatttggggagtttctcccattcttctctgcagatcctctcaagctttgtcaggtcggatgaggagcgtcgctgcacaggtattttctctggtctctccagagatgttcaatcgggttcaagtccgggctgtggtcgggccactgaaggacattcagagacatgtcctgaAGCCCCTCCTgagttgtcttgactgtgtgttta includes:
- the zgc:171566 gene encoding zgc:171566; the protein is MSPPFAVVAVLAACLCGVPLLVVCSDHLNYRPIIGVLAQENIVGDPHAQGSSYIAASYVKYLESAGARVVPIRIHQTDEEYEKIFHSINGLLLPGGDVDLETSQFSRLSKIFYDLAIKANDASDYFPIWGTCQGLQQMTVLTSNKNLLTLTDTKAVALPLTFTPASQNSRLFKTFPGSLLQSLSEDNITSNFHSWSLSLQNYSRNVKLKRFYKILTTNTDGRREFVSTMEAYHYPFYAVQWHPEKSPFEWVDKPGMVHSAASVRASFYTAHFFVSEAMKNHHKFSSASEEERALIYNYSPVFTGLDGIFVQNYYFD